Proteins found in one Pantanalinema sp. genomic segment:
- a CDS encoding FliM/FliN family flagellar motor switch protein — MNSLIMNQAPQGDAYLYRALYHLGDQMADAMRAFAQAEAEEDDEEEGGGAGVELPAADWAVVSVETFPFATIQEKYGSDAVWGILQFIDQPGGLFALIDHASAKTLIGLAANRRFTDEHLDTIDEVVRRLSVTFAEQWADILSDTENQHGTFPEMPDLSELQEIFMGLVTSTPIAAITFRVTVPSQPLGRVMFAVPQPYLVPYADSLKVAADNTRVQTGGEDMDSRLHHLGDTPTPVVAYLGATSMTVSELQSLEEEDVIVLDQAATAPLVVELGGGARILAKPGTSPDGLRKAVQIVRLGAD; from the coding sequence TTGAATTCGCTGATCATGAACCAGGCCCCGCAAGGCGACGCCTACCTCTACCGGGCGTTGTACCACCTCGGCGACCAGATGGCGGACGCCATGCGCGCCTTCGCCCAGGCCGAGGCCGAGGAGGACGACGAGGAGGAAGGCGGCGGGGCCGGCGTCGAGCTGCCCGCGGCCGACTGGGCGGTCGTCTCGGTCGAGACCTTCCCCTTCGCCACGATCCAGGAGAAGTACGGCTCCGACGCCGTCTGGGGCATCCTCCAGTTCATCGACCAGCCGGGCGGCCTCTTCGCCCTGATCGACCACGCCTCGGCCAAGACCCTGATCGGCCTTGCGGCCAACCGCCGCTTCACCGACGAGCACCTGGACACCATCGACGAGGTGGTCCGGCGCCTGTCCGTGACCTTCGCCGAGCAGTGGGCCGACATCCTGAGCGACACCGAGAACCAGCACGGCACCTTCCCCGAGATGCCGGATCTCTCCGAGCTCCAGGAGATCTTCATGGGGCTGGTGACGAGCACCCCCATCGCGGCGATCACCTTCCGCGTCACCGTCCCCTCGCAGCCCCTGGGGCGGGTCATGTTCGCCGTCCCCCAGCCCTACCTCGTGCCCTACGCCGACAGCCTGAAGGTGGCGGCCGACAACACCCGCGTCCAGACCGGGGGCGAGGACATGGACTCGCGCCTCCACCACCTGGGCGACACCCCGACCCCGGTCGTCGCCTACCTGGGGGCCACCTCCATGACCGTCTCCGAGCTGCAGAGCCTCGAGGAGGAGGACGTGATCGTGCTCGACCAGGCCGCCACCGCGCCGCTGGTGGTCGAGCTGGGCGGCGGCGCCCGGATCCTCGCCAAGCCGGGCACCAGCCCGGACGGTCTGCGCAAGGCGGTGCAGATCGTCCGCCTGGGCGCGGACTAG
- a CDS encoding flagellar hook-basal body complex protein — protein sequence MSDVRITATNSISAIDTWLKALAGNLTGSTVTGFRQTRVQFEDVLTQHLSAGAPGTTGGGGDFGGINPIQLSVGGTAIKSTRTDFSQGSLNGTQRPTDLAISGDGFFVLSKKKEPTSMKDLVFTRNGSFTFNLESDPSILSANDRAKLGRDSEVGVMRLVSQDGLYVMGVTGSYEPDPNPGVPGTPKPFLDARANNGEAIGPVTSEPGASGDAGMGFKPFSYPFVKDSNGAFSVNEDLLNRTSFDTMGLLRNSGTQDVPDSTEEFERSGKLTLGAAAGITGQEKYNKYVSVMTFATPDGLYRTDGTNFTWNNTAGSAFVGVAGTDRGPVGASNSMNAMALETSNSSVNTTLPELTIAQKSFTANVKIISVGNTLIDDVNQLIR from the coding sequence ATGTCTGACGTCCGGATCACCGCCACCAACAGCATCAGCGCCATCGACACCTGGCTCAAGGCCCTCGCGGGCAACCTGACGGGCTCGACCGTCACCGGCTTTCGCCAGACCCGCGTCCAGTTCGAGGACGTCCTGACCCAGCACCTCTCGGCGGGTGCTCCCGGCACCACCGGCGGCGGCGGCGACTTCGGCGGCATCAACCCCATCCAGCTGTCGGTGGGGGGTACCGCCATCAAGTCGACCCGCACCGACTTCTCGCAGGGCTCGCTCAACGGCACCCAGCGCCCCACCGACCTGGCCATCTCGGGCGACGGCTTCTTCGTGCTCTCCAAGAAGAAGGAGCCCACGTCCATGAAGGACCTGGTCTTCACCCGCAACGGCTCTTTCACCTTCAACCTGGAGTCCGACCCCTCGATCCTGAGCGCCAACGACCGGGCCAAGCTCGGCCGCGACTCCGAGGTGGGCGTGATGCGCCTGGTCAGCCAGGACGGCCTCTACGTCATGGGCGTGACCGGCAGCTACGAGCCCGATCCGAACCCCGGGGTCCCCGGCACCCCCAAGCCCTTCCTGGACGCGCGCGCCAACAACGGCGAGGCCATCGGCCCCGTCACCAGCGAGCCGGGCGCCTCGGGCGACGCGGGGATGGGCTTCAAGCCCTTCAGCTACCCCTTCGTCAAGGACTCCAACGGGGCCTTCAGCGTCAACGAGGACCTCCTCAACCGGACCTCCTTCGACACCATGGGCCTGCTGCGCAACAGCGGCACCCAGGACGTGCCCGACTCGACCGAGGAGTTCGAGCGCAGCGGCAAGCTCACCCTCGGCGCCGCCGCCGGGATCACCGGCCAGGAGAAGTACAACAAGTACGTCTCGGTCATGACCTTCGCCACCCCCGACGGCCTCTACCGCACGGACGGCACCAACTTCACCTGGAACAACACGGCGGGCAGCGCCTTCGTCGGGGTGGCGGGCACCGACCGGGGGCCGGTCGGCGCGAGCAACTCGATGAACGCCATGGCCCTCGAGACGTCCAACTCCTCGGTCAACACCACCCTGCCCGAGCTGACCATCGCCCAGAAGAGCTTCACCGCCAACGTCAAGATCATCTCGGTCGGCAACACCCTGATCGACGACGTCAACCAGCTCATCCGATAG
- a CDS encoding flagellar hook capping FlgD N-terminal domain-containing protein, which translates to MSVYGVQSITYTPPKSVGATTTTPTDPEAQKMDFIQLLIAEITNQTPDSPMEPTAMITQYAQMESSIGLMKLNATTNVYQNTAIASGLMDREVTVKVGTGDDAGTIKGKVSAVDFSGDSPMVKVGELYYPLSAVVHVGA; encoded by the coding sequence ATGTCCGTCTACGGTGTCCAGAGCATCACCTACACGCCGCCGAAGTCGGTCGGCGCCACCACGACGACGCCCACCGATCCCGAAGCCCAGAAGATGGACTTCATCCAGCTGCTGATCGCCGAGATCACCAACCAGACGCCCGACAGCCCCATGGAGCCGACGGCGATGATCACCCAGTACGCCCAGATGGAGTCGTCCATCGGGCTGATGAAGCTCAACGCCACCACCAACGTCTACCAGAACACCGCGATCGCCTCGGGCCTCATGGACCGGGAGGTCACGGTCAAGGTCGGCACCGGCGACGACGCCGGCACGATCAAGGGCAAGGTCTCGGCCGTGGACTTCTCGGGCGACAGCCCGATGGTCAAGGTCGGCGAGCTGTACTACCCCCTCTCCGCCGTCGTCCACGTCGGCGCCTAG
- a CDS encoding PHB depolymerase family esterase, which yields MHPIRLKCTALLLAILAPAGCVQAPPHVDDPARDYAPPRPSPNPLGAARVVEETYEGQNLVISLPATFDPASADRYPLVVFFHSYDQDARQMTKLTRFARLSADLGWIAASGDLAGPSHWGNPRAIAMHQAMLRRLRERYPIDDRRIYYAGFSMGGGTALLAALATKGTPDAPAAIATSQGWTDLARMREAKDGMYAASIDAAYGGALSESARARTDLVARAGELVGIPLYMEHGDADQYVPVTHSERLKAALDAAGVASTFKIFGGLGHNEATIHEGVILDFFKDKRRP from the coding sequence ATGCACCCGATCCGCCTGAAATGCACCGCCCTCTTGCTGGCGATCCTGGCACCCGCGGGGTGCGTCCAGGCGCCGCCCCACGTGGACGATCCGGCGCGGGACTACGCGCCGCCCAGGCCGTCGCCCAATCCGCTCGGCGCCGCCAGGGTGGTCGAGGAGACCTACGAGGGCCAGAACCTGGTGATCTCCCTGCCCGCGACCTTCGATCCGGCGAGCGCCGATCGCTATCCTCTGGTCGTCTTCTTTCACTCCTACGACCAGGACGCCCGGCAGATGACCAAGCTGACGCGCTTCGCGCGCCTGAGCGCCGATCTGGGGTGGATCGCGGCCTCGGGGGATCTGGCGGGCCCCTCGCACTGGGGCAACCCGCGGGCGATCGCCATGCACCAGGCCATGCTGCGCCGGCTGCGCGAGCGCTACCCCATCGACGATCGCCGGATCTACTACGCGGGCTTCTCCATGGGCGGGGGGACCGCCCTGCTGGCCGCGCTGGCGACCAAGGGCACGCCGGATGCGCCCGCCGCGATCGCCACCAGCCAGGGGTGGACCGATCTCGCTCGGATGCGCGAGGCCAAGGACGGCATGTACGCCGCCTCGATCGACGCGGCCTACGGCGGCGCCCTGAGCGAAAGCGCGCGCGCGCGCACCGATCTGGTGGCGCGCGCGGGCGAGCTCGTCGGCATCCCGCTCTACATGGAGCATGGGGATGCGGACCAGTACGTGCCCGTCACCCACTCCGAGCGCCTCAAGGCCGCCCTCGACGCGGCGGGGGTCGCGAGCACCTTCAAGATCTTCGGCGGCCTCGGCCACAACGAGGCCACGATCCACGAGGGGGTGATCCTCGATTTCTTCAAGGACAAGCGCAGACCGTAG